Proteins encoded within one genomic window of Setaria italica strain Yugu1 chromosome IV, Setaria_italica_v2.0, whole genome shotgun sequence:
- the LOC101784177 gene encoding uncharacterized protein LOC101784177 isoform X2: MTFKSSRCSDEIYKEPLLCRKKEFRSSVIKIVDSSLNSNLLPADSICSIPASEDDFYLNKRRKMDEEYDPLPTNGNMRESITRNFTATGCISSPVHRVDGKSRMVSPNVEIPAGPHSNGNNGHQQGTFASPIAKPITELTSARDLCISILKSEIFPTKGSELSRTSSTIDHDDNQSSPLFECVRCGSMEDPSKMLICDCCEGAFHLSCCDPRVKKIPEEEWYCLVCKKKKPKRQRGKLTSPKRVLPKDIQRPRRGLGPIRDMLVDPESYVTDVRIGSKFQADVPEWSGPISSKDQFPEPTELDPNETTMLGCLQRFEDKKTSVGNWIQCREVLDAGVVCGKWRRAPLFVVQSSDWDCSCSVVWDPIHADCAVPQELDTDEVLEQLKYINKLKKRLGSNQKC; the protein is encoded by the exons ATGACTTTTAAGTCTAGTAGATGCTCAGATGAGATCTACAAAGAACCTCTTCTATGCCGGAAGAAGGAATTCAGATCATCTGTAATAAAAATCGTTGATTCATCCTTGAACTCGAATTTGCTGCCTGCCGACAGTATTTGTTCAATTCCTGCTTCAGAAGATGATTTCTATTTGAACAAACGAAGGAAGATGGATGAGGAATATGATCCCCTTCCAACAAATGGAAATATGAGAGAGAGTATAACGAGAAACTTCACAGCTACTGGATGTATCTCATCTCCAGTACACAGAGTGGATGGCAAATCACGTATGGTTTCTCCAAATGTAGAAATTCCAGCAGGACCACATTCTAATGGCAATAATGGACATCAGCAGGGGACCTTTGCATCTCCAATTGCAAAACCAATAACAGAACTAACATCAGCAAGGGACCTTTGCATCTCCATCCTCAAAAGTGAAATATTCCCCACTAAAGGTTCAGAACTTAGCAGAACATCAAGTACCATAGACCATGATGATAATCAAAGCAGTCCTTTATTTGAATGCGTGAGATGTGGTTCGATGGAAGATCCATCCAAAATGTTAATTTGTGATTGTTGTGAAGGAGCATTTCATTTATCGTGCTGCGACCCTCGTGTCAAGAAAATACCAGAGGAAGAGTGGTATTGCCTGGtctgtaaaaaaaagaaacctaaGAGGCAGCGTGGAAAGTTGACGAGTCCCAAACGTGTATTACCCAAGGACATTCAAAGGCCTCGCCGAGGTCTTGGTCCTATTCGAGATATGTTGGTGGATCCTGAATCATATGTAACTGATGTGAGGATAGGTAGTAAGTTTCAAGCGGATGTTCCAGAATGGTCTGGTCCTATTTCTAG CAAAGATCAGTTTCCTGAGCCCACTGAACTTGATCCTAATGAAACGACAATGCTGGGT TGTTTACAACGGTTTGAGGATAAGAAAACCAGTGTTGGTAATTGGATCCAGTGCCGAGAAGTTCTAGACGCAGGAGTTGTTTGTGGCAAATGGAGGAG GGCACCATTGTTTGTTGTTCAATCAAGTGACTGGGACTGTTCATGTTCAGTTGTTTGGGATCCTATCCATGCTGATTGTGCTGTTCCGCAG GAATTGGATACTGATGAGGTTCTTGAGCAACTGAAGTACATAAATAAG CTGAAAAAACGTCTGGGAAGCAATCAGAAATGCTGA
- the LOC101784177 gene encoding uncharacterized protein LOC101784177 isoform X1 produces the protein MTFKSSRCSDEIYKEPLLCRKKEFRSSVIKIVDSSLNSNLLPADSICSIPASEDDFYLNKRRKMDEEYDPLPTNGNMRESITRNFTATGCISSPVHRVDGKSRMVSPNVEIPAGPHSNGNNGHQQGTFASPIAKPITELTSARDLCISILKSEIFPTKGSELSRTSSTIDHDDNQSSPLFECVRCGSMEDPSKMLICDCCEGAFHLSCCDPRVKKIPEEEWYCLVCKKKKPKRQRGKLTSPKRVLPKDIQRPRRGLGPIRDMLVDPESYVTDVRIGSKFQADVPEWSGPISSSKDQFPEPTELDPNETTMLGCLQRFEDKKTSVGNWIQCREVLDAGVVCGKWRRAPLFVVQSSDWDCSCSVVWDPIHADCAVPQELDTDEVLEQLKYINKLKKRLGSNQKC, from the exons ATGACTTTTAAGTCTAGTAGATGCTCAGATGAGATCTACAAAGAACCTCTTCTATGCCGGAAGAAGGAATTCAGATCATCTGTAATAAAAATCGTTGATTCATCCTTGAACTCGAATTTGCTGCCTGCCGACAGTATTTGTTCAATTCCTGCTTCAGAAGATGATTTCTATTTGAACAAACGAAGGAAGATGGATGAGGAATATGATCCCCTTCCAACAAATGGAAATATGAGAGAGAGTATAACGAGAAACTTCACAGCTACTGGATGTATCTCATCTCCAGTACACAGAGTGGATGGCAAATCACGTATGGTTTCTCCAAATGTAGAAATTCCAGCAGGACCACATTCTAATGGCAATAATGGACATCAGCAGGGGACCTTTGCATCTCCAATTGCAAAACCAATAACAGAACTAACATCAGCAAGGGACCTTTGCATCTCCATCCTCAAAAGTGAAATATTCCCCACTAAAGGTTCAGAACTTAGCAGAACATCAAGTACCATAGACCATGATGATAATCAAAGCAGTCCTTTATTTGAATGCGTGAGATGTGGTTCGATGGAAGATCCATCCAAAATGTTAATTTGTGATTGTTGTGAAGGAGCATTTCATTTATCGTGCTGCGACCCTCGTGTCAAGAAAATACCAGAGGAAGAGTGGTATTGCCTGGtctgtaaaaaaaagaaacctaaGAGGCAGCGTGGAAAGTTGACGAGTCCCAAACGTGTATTACCCAAGGACATTCAAAGGCCTCGCCGAGGTCTTGGTCCTATTCGAGATATGTTGGTGGATCCTGAATCATATGTAACTGATGTGAGGATAGGTAGTAAGTTTCAAGCGGATGTTCCAGAATGGTCTGGTCCTATTTCTAG CAGCAAAGATCAGTTTCCTGAGCCCACTGAACTTGATCCTAATGAAACGACAATGCTGGGT TGTTTACAACGGTTTGAGGATAAGAAAACCAGTGTTGGTAATTGGATCCAGTGCCGAGAAGTTCTAGACGCAGGAGTTGTTTGTGGCAAATGGAGGAG GGCACCATTGTTTGTTGTTCAATCAAGTGACTGGGACTGTTCATGTTCAGTTGTTTGGGATCCTATCCATGCTGATTGTGCTGTTCCGCAG GAATTGGATACTGATGAGGTTCTTGAGCAACTGAAGTACATAAATAAG CTGAAAAAACGTCTGGGAAGCAATCAGAAATGCTGA